A window of Ptychodera flava strain L36383 unplaced genomic scaffold, AS_Pfla_20210202 Scaffold_47__1_contigs__length_1083325_pilon, whole genome shotgun sequence contains these coding sequences:
- the LOC139128281 gene encoding upstream stimulatory factor 2-like isoform X2 has protein sequence MMSPQDVLASGAQRSIAPRTQQFSPGKIDGPRTARDERRRATHNEVERRRRDKINNWIVKLSKIVPECAQDHSKQGQSKGGILAKTCDYIHELRTANARMAESLKETERLSVEQKLLRQQVEEYKQENALLRAQLQQHGIEAVVSTSTS, from the exons ATGATGTCACCACAAGATGTGCTCGCCAGTGGTGCACAGAGATCCATTGCACCAAGGACACAGCAATTTAGTCC AGGTAAGATAGATGGACCGAGGACAGCCAGGGATGAAAGGAGGCGAGCTACTCACAATGAGGTAGAGAGGCGAAGGAGAGACAAAATTAACAACTGGATtgtcaaactttcaaaaattgtacCAGAATGTGCTCAGGATCATTCCAAACAGGGACAG AGCAAGGGAGGAATCCTGGCGAAAACGTGCGACTACATCCACGAATTACGCACGGCCAACGCCAGAATGGCAGAGAGTCTGAAAGAAACGGAGAGGTTGTCGGTGGAGCAGAAACTGCTCCGACAGCAAGTAGAAGAATACAAACAGGAAAACGCCCTTTTGCGAGCACAGCTACAGCAACACGGAATTGAAGCAGTGGTCTCAACAAGTACCAGCTGA
- the LOC139128281 gene encoding upstream stimulatory factor 2-like isoform X1 translates to MMSPQDVLASGAQRSIAPRTQQFSPGKIDGPRTARDERRRATHNEVERRRRDKINNWIVKLSKIVPECAQDHSKQGQASVSSQSKGGILAKTCDYIHELRTANARMAESLKETERLSVEQKLLRQQVEEYKQENALLRAQLQQHGIEAVVSTSTS, encoded by the exons ATGATGTCACCACAAGATGTGCTCGCCAGTGGTGCACAGAGATCCATTGCACCAAGGACACAGCAATTTAGTCC AGGTAAGATAGATGGACCGAGGACAGCCAGGGATGAAAGGAGGCGAGCTACTCACAATGAGGTAGAGAGGCGAAGGAGAGACAAAATTAACAACTGGATtgtcaaactttcaaaaattgtacCAGAATGTGCTCAGGATCATTCCAAACAGGGACAG GCCTCTGTATCTTCACAGAGCAAGGGAGGAATCCTGGCGAAAACGTGCGACTACATCCACGAATTACGCACGGCCAACGCCAGAATGGCAGAGAGTCTGAAAGAAACGGAGAGGTTGTCGGTGGAGCAGAAACTGCTCCGACAGCAAGTAGAAGAATACAAACAGGAAAACGCCCTTTTGCGAGCACAGCTACAGCAACACGGAATTGAAGCAGTGGTCTCAACAAGTACCAGCTGA
- the LOC139128280 gene encoding cyclic GMP-AMP synthase-like receptor 3 yields MNGFHSVLQRAVNSIGFDDMEVWIGQDGPAMKVMAKYRDTDYSQQYLKIDLVPAVKDGDRYYVAKPNKYDTSEGAIGKWRVSFSDQEKAKIYRAGEEKRKVLKIAKAFCKKDAPLARLDSYYLKTVFLHMLDKYPGYWTDTGDYLTTFLNDLLQYLQNGNLPMYFMQSHNLIDHFVQNTVLHENITRRLQGIVRKGEDEFIRISQRL; encoded by the exons atgaATGGTTTCCATAGTGTTCTGCAAAGAGCTGTCAATTCTATTGGTTTCGATGACATGGAAGTGTGGATTGGACAAGATGGGCCAGCCATGAAAGTCATGGCAAAGTACAGAGACACTGATTACAGTCAACAGTACTTGAAGATTGATTTGGTCCCAGCTGTCAAGGACGGAGACAG GTACTATGTTGCTAAGCCAAACAAGTATGACACTTCAGAGGGCGCCATCGGAAAATGGAGAGTGTCCTTCTCTGATCAAGAGAAGGCAAAAATTTATAGAGCTGGTGAAGAGAAAAGGAAGGTTCTAAAGATAGCAAAAGCATTTTGTAAGAAAGATGCGCCATTGGCAAGATTAGATTCCTATTATTTAAAGACAGTGTTTCTCCATATGCTGGATAAATATCCAGGATACTGGACAGACACTGGTGATTATTTAACCACATTTCTGAATGACCTACTCCAATATCTGCAAAATGGAAATTTACCGATGTACTTCATGCAAAGTCACAACCTAATTgaccattttgtccaaaatactGTTCTCCATGAAAACATCACACGGCGATTGCAAGGCATTGTCAGGAAGGGTGAGGACGAGTTCATCAGAATTTCACAACGTTTATAG